From the genome of Xylocopilactobacillus apis:
ACAAATTATATGACGGATGGAAAAAAGCAGTCACTGCAACTAGAACATTTGAAAATAATTAGTCAATAAAAATAGAGGTGAATAAAATGAATTTTTCAAAAGAAACACGAAATTCAATTATTGATCATTTAAAAAATGATCAATTAGATGTCTTAGCAATTGGTGGAGGAATCACCGGTGCTGGAGTTGCAATTCAAGCCGCCGCCGCTCATTTAAAAACAGGTTTAATTGAAATGCAAGATTTTGCTGAAGGTACTTCCTCACGCTCAACCAAGCTGGTACATGGAGGAATCCGTTATCTAAAAACTTTTGACGTTGAAGTTGTTTCAGATACTGTTCAAGAACGTGCTGTCGTTCAAGGAATAGCACCTCACATTCCGCGCCCTAAACGAATGATTTTACCAATTTATGATGAACCTGATGCAACTTTTAGTATGTTTTCAGTAAAAATTGCGATGGATTTATACGACCGTTTAGCAAATGTTACCGGAGAATATGCAAATAAAGTTGTTTCAAAAGAGGAAGCTTTAAAACTAGAACCAAATTTAAATCCGAAAAATTTATTAGGTGCAGGAATTTATCTAGATTTTGAAAATAACGATGCTCGATTAGTTATTGAAAATATCAAACAAGCTGCTGCTGATGGAGGTTTAATGGCTAGTCATGTTCAAGCCATTAAAATTAACCATGATAGTCAAGGCCAAGTAAACGGAGTTCATGCAAAAGATCTTTTAACGGGTGAAGAGTTTGATATCCATGCTAAAATTGTTATTAATACTGCCGGTCCTTGGGTTGATCAAGTTCATAAATTAGATCATGATTTCCACGGTCCTGAAGAAATTCGTCCTACTAAAGGAGTTCATTTAGTAATTGATAATTCAAGGCTTAAAGTTCCTACTGCTACTTATTTTGATACCGGCAAACAAGACGGCCGAATGGTTTTTGTAATCCCACGGTTTAATAAAACTTATTTTGGAACGACTGATACTGATTATCGTGGAGATTTTAAACATCCCGAAGTTACTCAAGAAGATGTTGATTATTTGTTAGAAGTAGTTAATAATCGCTTCCCGGATGCTCATCTTACAACTAATGATATTGAAGCTAGCTGGGCTGGTTTAAGACCATTACTTTCTTCAAATGGCGGTTCTGATTACAATGGTGGATCTAAAAAGGCTATCTCTGAAGAGAGTCTTAAGAAAGTCATTGATACTGTTAACGAATATCAAGCAGGAAAAGTTGAACGTAGAGACGTTGAAGACGTATTAAACAACCTCAAGAGTGCTCAATCTGAAAAAACAAAAAGCGCATCTTCTGTCTCCAGAGGAAGTTCTCTCACTGTTGATCCAGATGGACTTTTAAATCTAGCCGGTGGTAAAATTACTGATTATAGAAAAATGGCCGCTGGAGCATTAAATAAAATAAAAGATTTAATGGGATCTAAATATAATACTGAAGTCCATTTAACTGATTCGAAAAAATTACAGGTGTCTGGCGGACATTTTGATCCTTCTAAAGTTGACGAAAATATTAAGAAATATGCCCAGGTTGGTATTGACCATGGCGTTGATTCTAAAGAAGCAACCAAATTTGCTAACTTATTTGGTTCTAACGCACCAGAAATGTTTGAAATGGCTGATCATGTAAAAGCTGCTCCGGGTCTTAGCTTAGGTGAAACTTTAGCTCTTCATTACTCAATGGATCATGAAATGACCCTTACTGCGGTCGATTATCTTTTACGTCGAACTAATCATATTTTATTTGAAGCAGATACCATTGATCAAATTAAAGATCCTATTATTGATGAAATGGCTCTTCATCTTAAATGGGACAATGAAAGAAAAGAACAAGAAATACAAAATTTAGATCAAGCTATTAAAAAATCAGAGCTTGATTATCTTAAAAGATAGAGGTTAATATATGAACACATCTGTAATTACCCAATTATTAGGTGAATTTTTCGGAACAGCAATTTTAGTTTTACTAGGTGACGGTGTCGTTGCCGGCGTTAATTTAAAAAAATCAAAATCAAATGGTGCTGGTTGGTTAACAGTAACTTTGGGATGGGGTCTAGCGGTTACCTTTGGAGTATATATGGTTTCATGGATGAGTCCAGGACATTTAAACCCTGCAGTTACTCTTGCAATGGCTATTGCCGGCAAGTTTGACTGGGCTTTAGTGCTTCCTTATGCGATTGCTCAAATTCTAGGTGCAATAGTCGGAGCTGTTCTAGTTTGGCTAACATACTTTCCACATTGGGCTGAAACCGACGATAAAGATGCAATTTTAGGCTCTTTTAGTACTGAACCTGCAATCCGTAGTTATTGGGCTAACTTTTTTAGTGAATTAGTTGGAACATTTATTCTAGCATATGGTTTATTAGCTCTTTCGAAGAATAGTTTTGCAGGTGGTTTAAATCCAATTGCTGCTGGTTTGTTAATTGCAGTCATTGGTATCTCCTTAGGTGGACCTACAGGATATGCGATCAATCCAGCTCGAGATTTAGGTCCAAGAATTGCTCATCAATTTTTACCAATTGCCAACAAAGGCGGTTCTGATTGGGCATACAGTTGGGTTCCTGTCTTCGGACCATTAGCAGGAGGAATAGTTGCTGCTTTATTATTTAATGTAGTTAGCATTATGAGTTAATTTTTAAAAAATATCTGATCATCAAAAAGCCTTATCATCGTTAGATTTATCTAACAAAGATAAGGCTTTTATAGTTAAATTAATTAATTTTACGTTTTGGATTAAGAATCCCAAGCGGATCAAATAAATTTTTAATTTCATGCTGAATTTGATCGACATTGCTTCCAAGTTCTTCTACTGTCCATTGATTTTTAGACATTCCGACCGCGTGTTCGCCAGAAATAGTTCCACCCAAACTCAAAGTTTTTCTAAATAGCAATCTAATACCTTCAATTACATTATCAGGTGCTTCGGATTGTCCATTCCATAGGAATGTTGGATGTAGGTTCCCATCTCCTGCATGTCCAGCCGTATAAATCATAACATTTTGGTCTTTTGTAACCTTGGCAATGTAATCAACCATTTCAGCTAATTTGGACAGAGGTACTGCCATATCTTCCATAATATAATAATCAGATTGAGCAAACACTGCTAACAGCATATCTTGTCTCAACTTAATTAGCTTTTTAGCTTTTTCTGGGTCAGTTGTTATTTCAATTCCCCACGCCCCATTTTCTTTTAGGATTTTTTCAGAAACTTTAGGCTCCTGTTCAGAAGCGTCATCAAATCCAAAAATTAGCATTGAAGAACTATCTGATTTCGCATAATTAGTTTTCTCATACTCGTCAAGTGCCACAACTGTTTTACCGTCCAAGGCTTCTAGCATGGAAAAATTAAGACCAGACAAACGCAGTTTATTTACACATTTAGCAAGAGCTGTCATATCATTAAAGAAAGCCATGCCAGTAACAGATTTTCCTAATGGTAACGGTCTTAAGCGAACCGTGATTTCAGTCACAATTCCAAGTGTTCCTTCTGATCCAATAAATAATTGAGTTAAATCATATCCAAACGCTTGTTTTAAAGTTCGCCCGCCAAGTTTTATTTCTCTGCCGTCTGCAAGCATTACTTTTAAGCCCAGAATATTATCTTTGGTGGCACCATATTTCAAACAACTCATACCACCTGCATTAGTAGATACGTTACCGCCAATTGAAGAGATTGGTTTCGAAGCCGGATCAGGCGCATAAAACAATCCTTTTTCTCGAGCCGCATTGTCTAGCTCCTGATTGATTACTCCAGGTTCAACTACTGCAAGTGAATCATCAACATTAAGTTCTTTAATGTGATTTAATTTTTTTACTGATAAAATAATTGATCCATTGATTCCGTCAGCCCCAATAACTGTGCTTGTATCAGCTGTCTGCGGGACAACCGGTACATGAAATTTTCGAGCGGTTTTTAAAACTCCCCGAATATCTTCAACATCTCCTACCTCAACGTAAGCTAAAATTTTACCTTGAATTGAATTCTCAGCTTTCCCATTGGCACTATGATCTAAAGCTTCTTTATCATCTATATGAATTTCTGCATGTGGTGTTTGCTCTTTTAAATAATTTAAAATTTCTGAATTTGTGTATGCCCCAAAAATAGTCATTGTATACGCTTCCTTTCTTGTTTCTAAAGTAATTTTAACACTTATAGCAAGAAAAGAATCAAATTTTTACATCAAATTATTTTTATACCAACGATTCAATAATTGTATTTTGTTTAGGTCCCGGGTGAGCAATAAACATTTGAGGTTTTTGATTAGAGGTTGCAACATTAAAAGTAAATTCAACATTCGTAGCTACTCCCCAATCACCTTGATTATTAAGAGCAATTAAAGAAATTTCTGCTGCTTTTCCATATCGATTTTTTAATTTTTCAACAAAAGGATAGACAGATTGATCAGAAGCTTCTTGTGGAGACAATCCTTCTTTCATCCGGCGAACAATTTCATAAGAAAGACACCCTTTCATGATATCTTCTCCTAAACCGGTTGCTGCTGCACCTCCAACTTCACTGTCCACATAAAATCCGGAACCAGAAAGCGGAGAATCTCCAATTCGACCGGCTTTTTTCATAAATAAGCCCGATGTAGATGTTGCAGCCGCCATAGAACCGGATTGATCTAATGTTACAGCTCCAACAGTATCGTGACCGTCATATGGATGAGCGGTATCAACTTGCAGTGTTTTCACTTTCTCCATCCATTCTGTTTTAGCCGATTCTGTTAACATATTTGTCATATCAAATCCATTTAGCTCTGCGTATTTTGTCGCTCCAGCTCCCACACGAAAACTATTGTAATGTTCATGACTAAGTGCACGAGCTACTGAAATAGCGTGTAAAACATTTTGAATTCCAGCGACTGAACCCTGTGCGAAAGTATCACCATCCATAAAACCGGCATCCATTTCCACAATCCCTTCTTCATTGGGTAATCCGCCAAATCCAACTGACTTATATGCCGGGTTAGCTTCAACATCCAAAATTAAAGTTTCAACTGCATCTCCGGCCTTTCCTGAATTACTTAAAACCTTACTTGCTTCTCTTAAGCCTTCATAAGACATTTGCCAAGTTGAAATTGTTGCCCACATTATAATTTCTACTCCTTTTTTTCTCAGGAATTTTTATTCAGAATAATCATATGCAAAGATGATCAACAACCGATAATCACAAACTAATTTTAGCGTTTAAGGTACTACCATTAGTAACTTTAATTTCTACCTTTTGGTCTTCATCATTTTTTTGAATAATTGCTAATGCTCGTCCGTTAAATGTCGCTGTAGATAATTCTAAATAATTGTTATCTGGTTTAGGATTGCCACTGCCAAAGCCTAAAATTTTACCATTATTATCTAAAATTTCCACGTTTATTTTTTCATCTCTATCGTTAATAACATTTCCACTCAAGTCGCATAAACTAATTTTCAGATAATAAAGTTGTCGATTACTGTTATTCTCTTTTTCTAAATTATAAGAGATAGGATCCATTTCTAACTTAATTTGTTTCTGCTCTGTATTTGCAGTCACTATACTTGTTCGACCAACTTCTTGATCTTTATCATAAGAAATTGCCGTTAATTCTCCAGGAATGTAGGTTAAATCAAAAATGACTCGATGATTTTCATTAACCTCTTTCTTTTCAACGACTTGATCATTTAACTTAAGCTCAACAGTACTTCCTGGACTGTATACCTCTACTTTTACAGGACTTCCCTCTGAAATATTCCATGTCCAACTAGAAATAGTATCACTCATCATCCAAGGAGTTTTATTAAGCTCTTCTCCGTAATGATGGGGATTTTGTACTGCAATATATGGATCTTTTCGAATTCCAAAGACTATTTCGCGGTAATAAGAAAGTGGGCGACGAAAGCCTGTAATATCAATGTCTCCAACGTATGCTAATTGAGCCGGATACTGAGCGCCAAAGCCTCCTTCACCAAATTTATAGCCTGGAATCCCAACACCAGTTTCTCCGATATAATCCCAACCAGTCCATGTGAAATCACCTATTATTCGATCATATTTTTCTACTAAGTTCCAGTTTCTGGCAATTTCTGGTGGATATGTTTCTGTACCAACAATAATTCTCTGCGGATAATCTTTTAGATCCTGCTCATATCTTGCAGTCATATAGTTATACCCGGCAATATCTGTTGAAGCAAAAACTTGAGCAAGTTTTTTAGAGATATTAGGGTTAACAATGATTTGATCCAAATATTTATTCATGGCAGTCATAAAATCATTTACATTACCCTGCTCACTTCCTTGATTAGATTGCTGTTCAACAACTTCGTTAACAATTGAAATCAATTGATTGCCAACTGAAAATAAACCATTTACCCCAGCTAAAGTATACCTAGTAGGGTCAAGCGAATGGATAAGTTGGTTAATTTTATTGCTTATTGAAAGGCCTTGATTAGTTGCAATTTCAGGAATTTCATTTCCAATCGAATACAAAATTACACTTGGATGATTAAAATCTTTTTCAACCATAGATATAATATCCTGCTGCCACCATTCTTCAAAATAAAGACTATAATCATAATCTGATTTGCTGCGATTCCACATGTCAAAAGATTCATCCATTACATACATGCCGACTTTATCGCACGCTCTAAGTAAAGCTGGTGCAGCTGGAATATGAGACATTCTAATTGCATTAAATCCTGCCTCTTTTAAAATTCTCACTTGACGAAACTGAGCATCATCATAAGCAGCAGCTCCTAATAAGCCACTATCATGGTGAATACAGGCTCCTCTTAGCTTTGTCTTAACTCCATTAATTCTTAGTCCATAATTTGCATCAATTCGTACTTCTCTAACACCAAACAGTGTATTTGTGTGATCAATTTGCTGATCATTTTTAGAGATTAAATTAACCTCTACTCGATATAAATACGGATTATCTTCACTCCAAAGATTTGGATTTGATATCGTTATCCTTTCTTCAATTTTTCTTTCTTCATCAGCTAATAAACTAAAAGGAATATCTTCATTAATTATCTTCTGATCCGCATTATCATAAACTTCAATTTGTAAATGTAAATCTTCAACGCTATTTATTTCTTTATTTATTACTAATTGTGATAGAAAAATCGTTGACTGTTCGTTGTTGGCACTTTCAACTTTAATTTTTAAATTATCTGGTTTAAGAAAAATTTTATTTGAACTAGTCAATAAATAAACATCACGAATTAATCCGCTGCCAGAATACCAACGACTGTTTGGCATTGCTCCATTTTTTATCTGAACTCTAATTTCATTATCAGAACCATAATTCAAAAAATCATTTAATGTAACATAAAATGATGAGTAACCATATGGACGCTTAGCTGCCAATTGTCCATTCACATATACGAAAGCGTTCATATAAGCGCCTTCAAATTTTAATTGAAAGATTTGATCTTTATCCGACTTTTCAACAAATAAATTTTTTACATAAACATAACTTCCGCCATCACGATATCCAGTATTACCACCATTTAAAGTTTCTGGATCTGCAGGTTTTTCAATCATGGCATCATGTGGTAAATCTATTTTTTTAGCAGTTTCTGGAATATCCCAAATTAAAGCAAAAGAATTATGATCTTCCCAAAAATGCCAATTTTGATTCCAATTTGTTTCTTTCATTATTCACCCTTAAAATTATCTTATAAATAAAAAGCAAAGAACATCTGCCCCTTACTTTTTATTATCCTATTTACGCTCAACTTTCGTAATAGTTAATTCTGCATCATTTAGCACATAGATCCCCTCCATGTCTCCTGTGTTTAGTGCAGCAATTGCCTCGTTTGAAAGATGTAGTGATGAAATATCAAAATATATTTCACGATCGGACCAAACAGCCGAAAAACGTTTAGATGCTAAGTCGTTTTTAAGAATTAACTGATGAGGAAGATCTTTTGAAGTACCTACTACTTCTGATTGTTCGATATCAGCAACTTTTAACACTTTTAAAATTTCATACTCTGATTTTTCAGCATTATACTGAATCATCAGTGCCGCGTAATGATCAGCATTAATTAAACTGACAATCCCTGCTTGTCCTTGATTTAACTTAGTATCTTTTATATCAACTGTTATTTCTAACGCCTCTTTTGGCTCACTTTGGCGCACACCCAAAAATGATGGAGTGCCTAACTTTTCAATTGTCCGATCACTGCCGGTCAAACTTAATTTTCCTTTTGAAATGTTAAGGCGATCACCCAAACTATCTCGTAAAGTTAACCATTCAGCGCCCAATTTATCATTAGAAAATTCATCAA
Proteins encoded in this window:
- the glpO gene encoding type 1 glycerol-3-phosphate oxidase, which produces MNFSKETRNSIIDHLKNDQLDVLAIGGGITGAGVAIQAAAAHLKTGLIEMQDFAEGTSSRSTKLVHGGIRYLKTFDVEVVSDTVQERAVVQGIAPHIPRPKRMILPIYDEPDATFSMFSVKIAMDLYDRLANVTGEYANKVVSKEEALKLEPNLNPKNLLGAGIYLDFENNDARLVIENIKQAAADGGLMASHVQAIKINHDSQGQVNGVHAKDLLTGEEFDIHAKIVINTAGPWVDQVHKLDHDFHGPEEIRPTKGVHLVIDNSRLKVPTATYFDTGKQDGRMVFVIPRFNKTYFGTTDTDYRGDFKHPEVTQEDVDYLLEVVNNRFPDAHLTTNDIEASWAGLRPLLSSNGGSDYNGGSKKAISEESLKKVIDTVNEYQAGKVERRDVEDVLNNLKSAQSEKTKSASSVSRGSSLTVDPDGLLNLAGGKITDYRKMAAGALNKIKDLMGSKYNTEVHLTDSKKLQVSGGHFDPSKVDENIKKYAQVGIDHGVDSKEATKFANLFGSNAPEMFEMADHVKAAPGLSLGETLALHYSMDHEMTLTAVDYLLRRTNHILFEADTIDQIKDPIIDEMALHLKWDNERKEQEIQNLDQAIKKSELDYLKR
- a CDS encoding MIP/aquaporin family protein — encoded protein: MNTSVITQLLGEFFGTAILVLLGDGVVAGVNLKKSKSNGAGWLTVTLGWGLAVTFGVYMVSWMSPGHLNPAVTLAMAIAGKFDWALVLPYAIAQILGAIVGAVLVWLTYFPHWAETDDKDAILGSFSTEPAIRSYWANFFSELVGTFILAYGLLALSKNSFAGGLNPIAAGLLIAVIGISLGGPTGYAINPARDLGPRIAHQFLPIANKGGSDWAYSWVPVFGPLAGGIVAALLFNVVSIMS
- a CDS encoding FAD-binding oxidoreductase yields the protein MTIFGAYTNSEILNYLKEQTPHAEIHIDDKEALDHSANGKAENSIQGKILAYVEVGDVEDIRGVLKTARKFHVPVVPQTADTSTVIGADGINGSIILSVKKLNHIKELNVDDSLAVVEPGVINQELDNAAREKGLFYAPDPASKPISSIGGNVSTNAGGMSCLKYGATKDNILGLKVMLADGREIKLGGRTLKQAFGYDLTQLFIGSEGTLGIVTEITVRLRPLPLGKSVTGMAFFNDMTALAKCVNKLRLSGLNFSMLEALDGKTVVALDEYEKTNYAKSDSSSMLIFGFDDASEQEPKVSEKILKENGAWGIEITTDPEKAKKLIKLRQDMLLAVFAQSDYYIMEDMAVPLSKLAEMVDYIAKVTKDQNVMIYTAGHAGDGNLHPTFLWNGQSEAPDNVIEGIRLLFRKTLSLGGTISGEHAVGMSKNQWTVEELGSNVDQIQHEIKNLFDPLGILNPKRKIN
- a CDS encoding N(4)-(beta-N-acetylglucosaminyl)-L-asparaginase; its protein translation is MWATISTWQMSYEGLREASKVLSNSGKAGDAVETLILDVEANPAYKSVGFGGLPNEEGIVEMDAGFMDGDTFAQGSVAGIQNVLHAISVARALSHEHYNSFRVGAGATKYAELNGFDMTNMLTESAKTEWMEKVKTLQVDTAHPYDGHDTVGAVTLDQSGSMAAATSTSGLFMKKAGRIGDSPLSGSGFYVDSEVGGAAATGLGEDIMKGCLSYEIVRRMKEGLSPQEASDQSVYPFVEKLKNRYGKAAEISLIALNNQGDWGVATNVEFTFNVATSNQKPQMFIAHPGPKQNTIIESLV
- a CDS encoding glycoside hydrolase family 2 TIM barrel-domain containing protein, whose protein sequence is MKETNWNQNWHFWEDHNSFALIWDIPETAKKIDLPHDAMIEKPADPETLNGGNTGYRDGGSYVYVKNLFVEKSDKDQIFQLKFEGAYMNAFVYVNGQLAAKRPYGYSSFYVTLNDFLNYGSDNEIRVQIKNGAMPNSRWYSGSGLIRDVYLLTSSNKIFLKPDNLKIKVESANNEQSTIFLSQLVINKEINSVEDLHLQIEVYDNADQKIINEDIPFSLLADEERKIEERITISNPNLWSEDNPYLYRVEVNLISKNDQQIDHTNTLFGVREVRIDANYGLRINGVKTKLRGACIHHDSGLLGAAAYDDAQFRQVRILKEAGFNAIRMSHIPAAPALLRACDKVGMYVMDESFDMWNRSKSDYDYSLYFEEWWQQDIISMVEKDFNHPSVILYSIGNEIPEIATNQGLSISNKINQLIHSLDPTRYTLAGVNGLFSVGNQLISIVNEVVEQQSNQGSEQGNVNDFMTAMNKYLDQIIVNPNISKKLAQVFASTDIAGYNYMTARYEQDLKDYPQRIIVGTETYPPEIARNWNLVEKYDRIIGDFTWTGWDYIGETGVGIPGYKFGEGGFGAQYPAQLAYVGDIDITGFRRPLSYYREIVFGIRKDPYIAVQNPHHYGEELNKTPWMMSDTISSWTWNISEGSPVKVEVYSPGSTVELKLNDQVVEKKEVNENHRVIFDLTYIPGELTAISYDKDQEVGRTSIVTANTEQKQIKLEMDPISYNLEKENNSNRQLYYLKISLCDLSGNVINDRDEKINVEILDNNGKILGFGSGNPKPDNNYLELSTATFNGRALAIIQKNDEDQKVEIKVTNGSTLNAKISL